GCGCCTTGCAAAGAACCAAAAGAAATAAAATCCCAAAGCAACCTGCAAGCCTATCCCCCACCAAGTACGATACCATTTTGGAATTACCTCAACGGGTATGGACAAAGGTGTACTCCATTGAAACCCCCCGGATTTTTGACCCCGTACCCATAAGGTGTAGCTCCCCCCATTGAGTCCTTCCAACGCTAATTCCGTGGTATTGGTTGCGCTCCATCCAATATCCTCAACGTCTTCTTTTGACAAACTGTTTTCAAAAATTTTATATTGATACCTAACATCATCACTTGGGAAAGTGAGTGTCGCCATGGAAAGCGTGGTTTTCTGTGTTTCTTTTAGTTGAATTGATTCATTTTCTTTAATCTCGACATTATCCACCACCCCCTTTTTTAAAATCGGTGTTTTGGTTTGATAGGGCCTTGGATGAACCTGCGAGGAATACACAACCCCCTCGGGAGTGCCTACCCAGAGTTGTGAATTATCAAAAAGCACCATACAGCGGTATGAGGAAATCTTGGACGGCGTTCCACTGACCTCATCAAAAACCACATAATTGCCCTGCCCATCCAAATGAATAAGTCCATTGGTATCCGTAGCCAACCAAAGTGCACCATTGGGCATGGCGGTAATAGATCTCACCTCGTTATGGGTGAACCCTCCAAGATCGACCTTTCGTATGGTTTCCGTGTCATACTTTAACAGTCCATCGGTAGTAGCGAGCCATACAATACCCAAACGGTCCACGGCCATATCGTGTACTTCAAAATTACCGCTCACCTTAAATGGAAAGGGAAGACTCTTGTTTTGAAATCGATCCGATGATGGGTCGTATTTATACAGATAAGAGGCTACGCCAATGCCCGCCGCGTACAATTCGTTTTTCCCACCTTCCCGCATCACCAAGATTCGATTGTCAAAACCCTTATCCCTGCCATATTCACTAAAATTACCTTTGGAATCGATACGTGCGGCTCCAACCACCGGCCTATCGGAGGGGGCCTGACAGACCCATAGATTGTCATTATGGTCCGCATAAATAAAGAACACCCCGCTCCCACGTTGACCTAAATCATAGGTCCTTTTCAATTCGTTACCCTGATATTGAAATATCATCCCCTCAGCTGAACCATACCAAACCTTATCCTCTATGGAACCAATTCCCACAATATCGTTAAGGTCATCAACTTTCTCGAATCCCTTTGCCATACCCTTACCATAAATCCTGGAGACCGTACCCTGGGAAATTAAAACCGGTCCTTCCGGGGTCGAATTCATCGCCCTAATATTATCATGGCCCAGACCGGACACGCTTTGAAAAAAACTGGACCATAACAAGGTAAGGCCCTTATCGGTACATACCCAAATGATATCATCAAGTCCAGCCTCACTTTCGGTAAACTGCAAATGGTTTATCGTTCCAAAAGAGAGATTCTCCACACGGTGCGGGTCATTGGCACCAAAGACCTTCGATAATTGCGCTGTACCTTCTTGGACTTGAAGCGTGTATAGGGTAGATTCCGAATTTAAGAATAGCGTCCCGTGCCCATTCATGGTGATGTTCCGAAATTTCCTGTCCGAAAAAAACAGTTGCTTATTGGTAATCGTATGGTTGCGGGTAACCTCAAATTTTTCCAACCGATCGCCTACCAACCAAATGGCATTCCCTGCTATGAGGAAGTCATAGCCGGATTCATAATTTTTGGCGGCTTGAAATTTTTGTGTCGTTTCGTCAAAATAGAACAATCCATGTTCGGGCACCAACACCCATAGGGTATGGAACGGGTCTTCACCAAAGACCACTTTGGGCACTTTTTCCCCGGATACGAGGTCAAATCTGTCCATAGTGTCCATAGCATCGGAAAACAGTAGTATGGAACCATCCATTTGTCCCGTCCACAATCTTTTTCGGCTATCCTTAAATAGGGTTGTGGGGTAGTGTAAATTGGCATTTATATCAAACGAGCGTATTTGTGGCCGTCCATTGGTATTGATAATACTATGGATTCCAGTATCGTTGGTAAAGAATAGGGTATTTTCATCCCACGAAACAAAATTCCTGATCGTTTTGCTTCTCAAAGTGGTGTTATAGTCGTCAAAAGTATGGCCATCAAATCGATATAAACCTTGATCGGTGGCCAACCACATAAATCCCCTACCATCCTGAACAACATGGTTTACACTTTGAAACGGCACCTCCTCCCCATGGTAATGGGCATATTTAAACTTTTGCGCATAAACGGAATGTATGGCCAAGGAGAAAATAAGAATGAAGATTTTGAACCTCATGAGCCAAGAGAAAGACTCCTAAAGTTAAAAAAAGCCAAGGACTTTGATATCTGGGGGATTCTTCAGCGTAGGGTTTGATTAAAAAATACGCCAACAAAAGCTAAAACCTACCTGCTTCATTGGTGGACAGGTATACCCCTGTCAGCCTTTCGATTATTAGGGGTATTTTGTTTGAATCCTCTTTTGGAATCTCAGATTTCCCGACCAAATGCACAGCTGGGTTGATTTTTATCGAATGTTGAACCTTCCGGACAATATACATTCCCCACATGCGTTGCCAGCATAAACCCTAGTCCCATGCGAATCATATACCTACCCCTTACCATTGTTTTGCTACTATTGTCCTGTAGTAGCGAGGATAACACTCTGGAAGATCCATTGACCGAAGACAATTCTGGACAAGAATCCAATACTGGGAGCAATTGCCCAGCTTCCATTGGATTTGTTTTTGAGGAAAGTAATGGTATCGTTTCCATAGAATTTGAGAACAATGAGTTTCCCCAAGGCTGGGTATTGAAAAATGATGTTTCCGATGTTTCTGGGGACGGATATATGCAATGGGAGGGTAATCCAAGCATGGGTGACCCCGGTAACGGCATGGTTACTTTTCCAATACGGATTTCCAATACCGGAGTCTACAGGTTTAATTGGAAGTCTTCCTACAGAAGGGGGGACAATGGAACAGAGCACAACGATTCCTGGTTAAGGTTCCCGGATGCCGATGACTTTTTTGGAATGAAAAACGATGGTAGTGTTGTCTATCCGAATGGTTCCGGTAAGCAGCCAAATCCCAATGGTGCTTCAAAGGATGGATGGTTTAAGATTTACCGAAGTGGGGATGACAATGCATTTAAATGGCAGGCCAGAACTTCCGATCACGATGCACATGATATCTACGTCAGCTTTGAAACTGCGGGAATCTACGTATTGGAGGTTTCTGCCCGATCCGACTTCCATGCCATAGATAGAATATTGCTGCACCGGGAAACCATTGCGGAGAATGACGCCGTATCACTTGCAACCAATTTTAGTAACAAAGAATCGTGTAATTGATGCATCATTGCATGCAGAAAGGGTTGCAATGGATTGGATATCCAACCCACTGGCTCCCCATATATTGAAAACATCCGGAAGCCTAGAAGTCCCCTGTGGAAAATTACCAAATTCATGGCACCACTACCCTTTATACGGTTTGTCTTTCGCGACATTAAAATCCACGCATCCTTCGTACTTGCCTGGAATGGGATGGTAATCGAATACTTCGGTCATTACTGTTTTTGAGGTGAAATAACCCGTGATAACCAATTCCTTTAAGAGGGAGAAATAATGGATTTCCGGCTCAAGTTTCCCTTGCTGTTGTTCGTTAAAGGCGACCGCTTCATCCTGCAAGGCTTTTAGTATGTCATACCGACCTTCTTCGTCCAAATCCTCAAAGGGTCTTCCGAAATCGGCAATACTATTGGCATCAATGGAAGTTAGGCCATAAAGGAAGGTATCCCGATCTTCGGGGGACAAACAGGCATTGACCACTTCAACCACATACTTGCCTATTTCCATTTCCTTGGCTCCTGGTTGCCCCTCGGTCTTTGGTAAAATGGTTTCCCCCAGTTCATCCAACAGTGCGATGTCCTTAGCGGACAGACTGCTCCAGATTCTTGGTTCCACCCTACAGGATTGTAACAAAACGGTAGGTGCCATCAAAGTGCAGCCACCTAACAACGTCAACTGCTGTAAAAAACCTTTTCTATCCATGGTGGTCATAGGTTTTGTTTTTTCAGTTCCTTTACAGCGTGGTCCGCGGCCCTTGCCGTAATGGCCATATAGGTCAATGATGGGTTTTGACAGGCACTGGACGTCATGCAGGAACCATCCGTTACAAATACATTCTCACAGCCCCATACCTGATTGTAAGGGTTCAAAACGGATGTTTTTGGGTTTTTACCCATCCTTGCCGTACCCATTTCATGGATATTCAATCCAAAGTTACGGTTCATAGGAATCTCTTCGATATCCTTCAAGTTTGCTTTTTGTAACATCTCAATGGCCGAGTCCACCATATCCTTTTGCATATTCAATTCATTGGTTTTGTACTCCGCATCTATCTCCAGCAAGGGCATATCCCAGTCGTCTTTTTCGGTTTTGCTCAAGCTTACCTTATTTTCATGATAGGGAAGACATTCGCCCATCCCGGTCATCTCTATCTTCCATGGTCCCAGGTTTGTCAAGTCCTTTTTCAGTTCGGTTCCGATCATGGCCTCGCCCTGTTCCGATCCCGGACGTCTTGAACCCCCAACGGAATAGGCATAACCCCTGGAGAAATTGGATTGCCTGTCCTGGCCAAAGTTCCTAAACCGGGGCAGGTAGGTTCCCGTTGGGCGTTTACCAAAGGGGGATTTATCCTCAAAACCTTCCAAAGTGGCTTCTACCCGCGCATTATAGTTGTGATCCATTAAATTGTGGCCCAATTCCCCACTGTCATTGCCCAGACCATTGGGAAAACAAGATGATTTGGAATTCATCAATACCAAGGTGGAATTTAAAGTAGCTGCATTCAAGAAAACTATTTTGGAAAAGAATTCGGTGGTTTCCTTGGTGTTGGTATCGACAATACGCACCCCTTTTGCTTTTTGGGTATTTTCATCATAAATAATGGAATGTACCACGGAAAAGGGGCGAATGGTTAGGTTTCCCGTTTTTTCAGCGGCAGGAAGTGTAGCCGAATTACTGCTAAAATATCCTCCAAAAGGACAGCCCCTGTAACACAGATCCCGATGCTGACACGGGCCCCTTCCCAAATGGGGGCGGGTGAGGTTCGCCGTTCGGGAAATGACCAGATGACGGTCCGTATAATGGGTCTTTAACTGATCCTTAAAATAATCCTCTGCACAGTTCATTTCCATGGGGGGCAAAAACTCCCCATCCGGAATTTGGGGCAATCCATCCCTATTACCGCTAATTCCTGCAAATCTTTCCACATAACTGTACCAAGGCGCAATATCCCGGTACCGAATTGGCCAATCAATGGCGATCCCTTCCCTGGCATTGGCCTCAAAATCCAAATCGCTCCATCGTTGCGTCCAACGTGCCCAAAGCAAGGACTTTCCTCCTACCTGATATCCCCTGATCCAGTCAAACGGCTTTTTCTGAATGTAGGGATGCTCCTTATCCTTTACAAAAAAATGTTCGGTCGCTTGTTCATAGGCATAACACCGACTTAAAATGGGATTTTCCCTGATCTGTTCATAGGTCAATCGATTCCGATAAGGCAATTCCCAAAGGTGTTTTGTAGCCGTAGGATAATCCTTTCGGTGCTCTACCATCCTACCGCGTTCCAAAACCAATGTTTTTAATCCTTTTTCGCACAATTCCTTGGCTGCCCAACCTCCACTTATTCCCGAACCAATGACTATGGCATCATAGGTATGTTGTTCTTTTCCCTTTGCATTAACTTTTAGCGAACTGTATTTCATAGTTTTTGTCAATTCCTATAAGATGGGCCCTAGCTCCAATTAAAAGCCCGTTGTACATATTCCCGACTCTTTTTCCAATCTTCCTTTAAGGGAAATTCGGGCTCAAAATCGTTTGGAAAAGCCAATTCTATTCCCGCCATTCCATGGAACCCTTTTGCCTTCAAAGCCTTTCCTATGGCATTGAAATCAGTGGTTCCCTGCCCAACATATTCCGTCCATTCGCCATTATCGTACTGGTCCCTAATGTGCAGGTACACGAATTTATCGCCATAGGTTAGGATGAATTCAACTGGATCTACGCCGGCCCTGATCAACCAATTGATATCCGAACCCAGTTTGGCTTCCGGAATTCTCTCCAGTGTTCCCTTAAGATCATGTAAATCGTGTTCTACCTCATAGGTATGGTTATGGAGATTGGGCTGAATACCATACGCCTCGCAAAGCCCAATGATTTTCTTTAACAGTTCGGCTTGGTCGTCCAGTTCCAATTCCGTTTTCTTACGACCCA
The sequence above is a segment of the Muricauda sp. SCSIO 64092 genome. Coding sequences within it:
- a CDS encoding GAF domain-containing protein; the protein is MRFKIFILIFSLAIHSVYAQKFKYAHYHGEEVPFQSVNHVVQDGRGFMWLATDQGLYRFDGHTFDDYNTTLRSKTIRNFVSWDENTLFFTNDTGIHSIINTNGRPQIRSFDINANLHYPTTLFKDSRKRLWTGQMDGSILLFSDAMDTMDRFDLVSGEKVPKVVFGEDPFHTLWVLVPEHGLFYFDETTQKFQAAKNYESGYDFLIAGNAIWLVGDRLEKFEVTRNHTITNKQLFFSDRKFRNITMNGHGTLFLNSESTLYTLQVQEGTAQLSKVFGANDPHRVENLSFGTINHLQFTESEAGLDDIIWVCTDKGLTLLWSSFFQSVSGLGHDNIRAMNSTPEGPVLISQGTVSRIYGKGMAKGFEKVDDLNDIVGIGSIEDKVWYGSAEGMIFQYQGNELKRTYDLGQRGSGVFFIYADHNDNLWVCQAPSDRPVVGAARIDSKGNFSEYGRDKGFDNRILVMREGGKNELYAAGIGVASYLYKYDPSSDRFQNKSLPFPFKVSGNFEVHDMAVDRLGIVWLATTDGLLKYDTETIRKVDLGGFTHNEVRSITAMPNGALWLATDTNGLIHLDGQGNYVVFDEVSGTPSKISSYRCMVLFDNSQLWVGTPEGVVYSSQVHPRPYQTKTPILKKGVVDNVEIKENESIQLKETQKTTLSMATLTFPSDDVRYQYKIFENSLSKEDVEDIGWSATNTTELALEGLNGGSYTLWVRGQKSGGFQWSTPLSIPVEVIPKWYRTWWGIGLQVALGFYFFWFFARRWVLKKVGGLQASLSQKQKELEEMEAELVVKSSALQQKKNELKSAGVNSYLLHRLIRQIPKDPHWNVILPILSKLVELPTRMDLFEIGYKKGEVIGYKGYQRGNPDMLTREEVFDEKNNLPSYVLVTDKPLVINDCDKEVRHYISQHDNHGYFSRLYVPFEQKKGNTLVFCVYSKEKNVFSQQTMALLGILVRFLALNVVDELQYHNKDVS
- a CDS encoding gluconate 2-dehydrogenase subunit 3 family protein; amino-acid sequence: MDRKGFLQQLTLLGGCTLMAPTVLLQSCRVEPRIWSSLSAKDIALLDELGETILPKTEGQPGAKEMEIGKYVVEVVNACLSPEDRDTFLYGLTSIDANSIADFGRPFEDLDEEGRYDILKALQDEAVAFNEQQQGKLEPEIHYFSLLKELVITGYFTSKTVMTEVFDYHPIPGKYEGCVDFNVAKDKPYKG
- a CDS encoding GMC oxidoreductase, with translation MKYSSLKVNAKGKEQHTYDAIVIGSGISGGWAAKELCEKGLKTLVLERGRMVEHRKDYPTATKHLWELPYRNRLTYEQIRENPILSRCYAYEQATEHFFVKDKEHPYIQKKPFDWIRGYQVGGKSLLWARWTQRWSDLDFEANAREGIAIDWPIRYRDIAPWYSYVERFAGISGNRDGLPQIPDGEFLPPMEMNCAEDYFKDQLKTHYTDRHLVISRTANLTRPHLGRGPCQHRDLCYRGCPFGGYFSSNSATLPAAEKTGNLTIRPFSVVHSIIYDENTQKAKGVRIVDTNTKETTEFFSKIVFLNAATLNSTLVLMNSKSSCFPNGLGNDSGELGHNLMDHNYNARVEATLEGFEDKSPFGKRPTGTYLPRFRNFGQDRQSNFSRGYAYSVGGSRRPGSEQGEAMIGTELKKDLTNLGPWKIEMTGMGECLPYHENKVSLSKTEKDDWDMPLLEIDAEYKTNELNMQKDMVDSAIEMLQKANLKDIEEIPMNRNFGLNIHEMGTARMGKNPKTSVLNPYNQVWGCENVFVTDGSCMTSSACQNPSLTYMAITARAADHAVKELKKQNL
- a CDS encoding sugar phosphate isomerase/epimerase family protein, with protein sequence MRDDSNRRNFIKNTAFLSLGSLLLPKTVLGFDKINTTKVKLCGHLWIYASNYPPNWDCSPILEQVFSDMSYAGLYGVELMEVVLRPDDAVTRISEYSKRHRINVSGSSYGVGFQMCDRQQHPKIWKDIQLVVPRLAKLGGETFGISVGGMGRKKTELELDDQAELLKKIIGLCEAYGIQPNLHNHTYEVEHDLHDLKGTLERIPEAKLGSDINWLIRAGVDPVEFILTYGDKFVYLHIRDQYDNGEWTEYVGQGTTDFNAIGKALKAKGFHGMAGIELAFPNDFEPEFPLKEDWKKSREYVQRAFNWS